CTCTCCGTCCTTGTTTCGCGGGAATAGCTCAGTTGGTAGAGCGTCAGCTTCCCAAGCTGAATGTCGCGAGTTCAAGTCTCGTTTCCCGCTTTTTTCCCGCTTCTGTAGCTCAGTGGTAGAGCACTCCCTTGGTAAGGGAGAGGTCGTCAGTTCAATCCTGACCAGAAGCTCCACACCCGGCGCGGCTTGCAGATCCTGCAGGCCGCGCTTTCTTCACCGTCCCGGATGTGCGGCGCATTGGAGCAGCTGCCCTTTGCGTTTCCCAGGGGGACGAGTAAACTGGCAAGGCTTGTCCGGAATTCCGGACAGATCCATTTCAGGAGGAACCCATCATGGCGAAAGGAACGTTCGAGCGCACGAAGCCCCACGTGAACGTGGGCACCATCGGTCACGTCGACCACGGCAAGACCACCCTCACCGCGGCCATCACCTTCACCGCCGCCGCCGCCGAC
The Deinococcus sp. KSM4-11 DNA segment above includes these coding regions:
- a CDS encoding GTP-binding protein; this translates as MAKGTFERTKPHVNVGTIGHVDHGKTTLTAAITFTAAAADPTIETMDYSQIDKAPEEKARGITINTAHVEYQTPTRHY